The Filimonas lacunae genomic sequence ATCAACGGCAAATTTGCCCACAACCCCGAGCCGTTGCCACAACACCTTACACAATTATGTAACGAGGTGGATAAACAACAGGCGCACCTGGGCATTGCGGTAGACCCTGATGTAGACCGTTTGTGTTTTGTTTGTGAAGATGGCAGCCTGTTTGGCGAAGAATATACACTGGTAGCGGTGGCCGATTATGTGCTGCAGCATAAAAAAGGCGCATCGGTAAGTAATATGTCCAGCACCCGTGCGTTGCAGGATGTAGCAAAAATCCATGGCACCGAATATTTTCCCAGTGCAGTAGGAGAGGTGAACGTGGTAACCAAAATGAAACAGGTACATGCAGTGATTGGCGGCGAGGGTAATGGCGGCATTATTGTACCTGATTTGCATTATGGCAGAGACGCGTTAATAGGTATTGCCCTGTTTTTAACACAACTGGCGCACAGCAAAAAAAGCGTTCGTCAGCTGCGTAACAGCTATCCCGATTACTTTATGAGTAAGAATAAGATAGAGCTGGAAAATGGAGTAGACGTTAACAATGTGTTCACAAAAATACAAGACAAGTACAAAAACAACCCTATAAACAAGGAAGACGGCCTGAAGATTGAATTTGACAATGATTGGGTACATTTGCGTACAAGTAATACAGAGCCCATTATCCGGATTTATGCGGAAAGTAGCTTTGAAACTACCGCTGACAACATTGCCCGACGCCTGATGCAGGATATCAGGGAAAGCATGTAATTACCTAGTCTTTTGTTAAAGAACAGAAATACAAACGAGTACATGAACAGAATTTATTTGGACAATGCAGCTACTACAACGCTCGACCCCGTTGTGCTGGATGCAATGATGCCGTATCTTACCACCAATTTCGGCAACCCATCCTCTATTTACAGCTATGGCCGCGAAAGCCGTCTGGCTATTGAGAATGCCCGTAAAACAGTTGCAAAAATCCTGAACGCCCACCCTGCAGAAATCTTTTTTACCAGCGGAGGCACAGAAAGCAGCAACACGGCTATTACCGCTTCCGTGCGCGATCTGGGATGCAAACACATCATCAGCTCGCCCATTGAGCACCACGCCACTTTACACACGGTGGAGCATTTAAAGCATGCCGGTGAAGCCACTTTAAGCTATGTAAACATTTTGCCCGATGGCCATATTGATATGGAACATCTGGAGCAGTTACTGGCCGACAGTTCGGTGAAAACCCTGGTTACGCTGATGCATGCCAACAACGAAATTGGTAACATGATTGACATTCATGCAGTAGGGGAGCTTTGCAAAAAGTACGATGCTATTTTTCATAGCGATACCGTACAAACAGTAGGGCACTTCCCGTTCGATCTGCGTAACACTTATGTGCATTTCATCAACGGTGCCGGCCATAAATTTCATGGTCCTAAAGGCGTAGGCATGTTGTACATCAACGAGAATGTAAAGATCAATCCATTTATACAAGGCGGTTCGCAAGAGCGCAACATGCGTGCAGGTACCGAAAACCTGTATGGTATTGTTGGTTTTGCCAAAGCATTGCAACTGGCTACCGATAACCACGAAGCAGACAGCAATTACATCAGAGGCTTGAAATATTACATGTTTGAAGAGCTGAAAAAAGTAATTCCTGATGTTTCCTGTAATGGTGATGCTATGGGACGCAGCAACTACACTGTATTAAACGTAAGCTTCCCTAAAACAGAGAAAAGCGAGATGATCCTGTTTAACCTGGACATCAACAATATCTGTGCTTCAGGCGGTAGCGCCTGTACCAGTGGTGCAGATGCAGGAAGCCACGTAATCAGGGCTTTTGCAGGTAATCCCAACCGTATGGCAGTGCGTTTCTCTTTCAGTAAGAACAATACCAAAGAAGAAATAGATCTGGCAGTAGCCAAGATCAAAGAACTGATTTAATACTCACCAGCGCCTATGAAAAAAATAGCCGTCATAGTAGCAGGAGGTAACGGCACCCGTATGGGCAGTGTTACTCCCAAGCAGTTCCTCCTGTTGCATGACAAACCTGTGTTATGGCATACGCTTGCAGCTTTTTTGCAGTCATACCCCGATATGGAAGTGGTGCTGGTACTTCCGGAAGCGCATATACCTATAGGACAGGAAATTACCACTCAGTTACTTTCTGTTATTCCTGATGCTGCACAACGTGTGCGCATTACTGCCGGTGGCGAAACCCGCTACCAATCCGTTCAAAAAGGCTTACAGCAGGTACAGCAACCGGCTGTAATATTTGTGCATGATGGCGTGCGGTGCATGGTGTCAAAAGCCCTGATACAACGCTGTTACGAGCAGGCAATTGAAAAAGGCAGCGCCATACCTGTGGTAACGGCAACCGACAGCATTCGCCTGCTGGATACACTACCGGCAAACGGCCAGATGGGAGCCAGTGCAGTTGCCGATCGCGCCCGTGTTTGCATTGTGCAAACCCCACAAACATTTATAAGTTCCATTCTTTTACCCGCATTTGAGCAGCCCTATAACGATGCTTTTACCGATGAAGCTACTGTGGCCGAAGCTGCCGGGCATACAGTGCACCTGGTAGAAGGCGATTATGCCAATATTAAAATTACCCGCCCGGTAGATCTGCTGATGGCAGAGAAGCTGCTGGCAGGGGAGTAGAATTTCTATCTGCCAACGAACAAAGCATTTATGTGTAAAGCATAAAAAAAGCTTCACCGGAAAGTGAAGCTTTTTTATAAAGTAGATAGATACTAGCTCTGATTGCCACTACCTATTCTGTCCAGTATTTTATGCGCTACTTCCATAGCCAGGTATCCATCCAGTTCTGTTACCAGGGTTGGCTTATTGTGCAAAATGGAGTTTGCAAAAGCTTCCAGCTCGTCTTTAATAGCATTGCCAGGTGTAACAGCCGGGTTGGAAATAGCAATGGTTTTGGTGCCATTGTTGGTTTCCAGGTCAAAGGTAAATACGCTTTCATCATCCCCTTCCTGTTTCAGGCGTATGATTTCCGTGTTCTTTTCCAAAAAGTCGATGCCAATGTAGGCGTCTTTCTGAAAAAGGCGCATTTTACGCATCTTTTTCATACTAATGCGGCTGCTGGTTAAGTTAGCCACACATCCGTTATTGAATTCAATGCGCACGTTGGCAATATCCGGTGTATCTGTCATTACAGATACACCGCTTGCCGAGATATTTTTTACATCGCTTTTTACCAGGCTAAGGATAATGTCGATGTCATGAATCATTAAATCCAGTATCACGCTTACCTCTGTGCCGCGCGGGTTAAACTGTGCCAGCCTGTGCACCTCTATAAACATAGGGTTTAGCGGCATGTTCTGTATAGCACGGTACGCCGGGTTAAAGCGCTCCACATGTCCTACCTGCATTTTAATATTGGCTTCCTTGGTCATCTCCAGCAACTGGCGCGCTTCGTCCATGGTATAGGCAAGCGGCTTTTCCACAAACACGTGTTTGCCTTTGCGTATAGCCATTTCGCACAGTTTAAAATGGTGGTTGGTAGGGGCTACAATATCAGCAGCATCTACCTGTGCCATCAATTCTTCTGCACTGGCAAAACGTTTCAAACCATATTTTTCCACCACCTCAGCCGCTGTAACATCGTTGGGATCGAAAAAGCCTACCAACTCTATGTTCGACAGCTCTTTCCAGCTGTTCAGGTGAAACTTTCCTAAGTGACCTACTCCAAAAACGCCAACTTTTAGCATGACAGGTTTGCGATTGTTTTAAAAACTACGACATGTATGATTCAATAGGCTCACAGGTACAAATCAGGTTCCTGTCGCCATGAGTATTGTTAATTCTTGACACGCTAGGCCAGAACTTGTTCTGCGTTACATAATATAACGGGAACGCAGCCTGCTGGCGGGTGTAAGCATTGGTCCACTCATCTGCACAAATAATAGCCTGTGTATGCGGTGCATTTTTCAAGGCATTGTTCACTTTGTCTGATGAGCCGTTTTCAATGGCTTTGATCTCTTCGTAAATGCTGATCATAGCATCACAGAAGCGGTCCAGTTCACCTTTGTCTTCGCTTTCTGTAGGCTCAATCATAATAGTGCCTGGTACAGGGAAACTAAGGGTAGGCGCGTGGAAACCAAAGTCCATTAAACGTTTGGCTACGTCTTCTGCTTCAACACCGGAAGTGGTTTTGAACGGACGCAGATCTACAATAAACTCGTGGGCACAAGTGCCGTTAGAGCCACTGTATAATATTTTATAGAAGCTTTCCAGGCGTGCCTTCATGTAGTTGGCATTAAGGATAGCATATTCCGTTGCTCTTTTCACACCGGTTTTACCCAGCATTTTAATATAAGCATAGCTGATTAACAGGATAGAAGCGCTACCAAATGCTGCTGCACTTACAGCGTTGCCTTTGTTGCTGCTGCTCCACTCGCCGGTTAATAAAGTAGTGTGTGAAGGCAGGTAAGGAGCTAAGTGTGCTTTTACACAAATAGGGCCCATGCCAGGACCGCCACCACCGTGCGGTATAGCGAAGGTTTTGTGAAGGTTCAGGTGGCAAACGTCAGCGCCAATGTTACCAGGTGAGGTTAAACCAACCTGTGCGTTCATATTAGCACCGTCCATGTAAACCTGACCACCATATTGGTGAATGGTAGCACAAATTTCTATGATGGTTTCTTCAAACACACCGTGTGTAGAAGGGTAAGTAACCATTAAACCACCCAGGGTATCTTTATATTGTTCTGCTTTCGCTTTCAGATCGGCTACATCAATGTGTCCATCTTCGTCGCTTTTCACCACTACTACTTTCATACCGGCCATTACAGCGCTGGCAGGGTTAGTGCCGTGTGCCGAAATAGGAATCAGTACTACGTTGCGGTGTGCATTACCATTGGCTTTATGGAAGTCCATAATGGTTAACAAACCAGCGTATTCTCCTTGCGCACCACTGTTTGGTTGCAGGCTGCACGCGTCAAAACCGGTGATCTCGCTCAGGTATTTACCCAGCTCTTCAATAATCTGGCCGTAACCCTTTGCCTGATCGGCAGGAACAAACGGGTGCATTTGACCAAACTCAGGCCAGCTAACAGGAATCATTTCTGTAGCAGCGTTCAGCTTCATGGTACAGCTACCCAGGCTAATCATGCTGGTATTTAAGCTCAGATCTTTATTTTCCAGTTGTTTCAGGTAACGCATCATCTGGCTTTCGCTGTGGTGCGTGTTGAATACCGGGTGGGTAAGATAAGCCGAGCTGCGTTTAGCAAAGGCAGGTATGTTGAATAATTCGTATTCATCTTCAAAACCGATGGTGGCTTCGTCCAGGCCTTTTGCTTCCGCAAAAATGTAAACGATGTCCAGTACATTGGTTTGGGTAGTGGTTTCGTCCAGTGCAATACCAATGGTTCCATCCGCAAAGTAGTGGAAGTTGGTCTGATGTTTTTCGGCAATTGGGCGAATTACCGCTGCGTCTGCTTCAATTTTCAGGGTATCGAAATATTGGGTGTTTACGTTGGTAAAACCTAATTCGGCTAAAGCAACGCTTAACGTTTGCGCCAGTAGAGAAACACGGCTGGCGATGGTTTTTAAACCTTGCGCACCGTGGTATACAGCATACATAGCAGCCATGTTGGCCAGCAATGCCTGTGCAGTACAAATATTAGAAGTAGCTTTTTCGCGTTTAATGTGTTGCTCGCGTGTTTGCAGCGCCATACGTAAAGCACGGTTGCCTTTGGCATCGATGCTCACACCAATGATACGGCCGGGGATGTTACGCTTAAATTCATCTTTTGTAGAGAAGAAAGCAGCGTGTGGTCCACCGTAACCCATTGGAACACCAAAGCGTTGTGCATTACCTACCGCCACATCAGCACCCAGTTCGCCAGGGCTGGTTAACAGGGTTAATGCCAGCAGGTCGGTAGCCATGGCTACATAACCACCTACGTTGTGTACGTTGGCAATAAAACCACGGTAATCTTCTACGCTACCGTTAGCGTTAGGATATTGTAACATGGCACCGAAATAGGTGTCGTCCAGCAATATCTCTTTATAATTACCAAATACCAGCTCTATGTTAATAGGAGTAGCGCGGGTAACCAATACGTCTTTTGTTTGTGTGAAGATGGCGTTGTCAACAAAGAATTTAGGTTTGCTGATAACATCGCCTTTGTTTACGTGGTGAAACAGCATGGCCATTGCTTCGGCAGCGGCAGTAGCTTCATCCAGCAGGGAAGCATTGGCTATTTCCAAACCGGTAAGGTCGCTTACCATAGTCTGGTAGTTCAACAGGCTTTCCAAACGGCCTTGTGAAATTTCGGCCTGGTAGGGAGTATACTGGGTATACCATCCTGGGTTTTCAAACACATTACGCAGAATTACGCTGGGCGTAATGGTGTTGTAATAACCCTGGCCTATGTATGTTTTAAATAATTTATTCTTAGCTGCCGTCTGCTTTAACTCTTGTAAGTATTCAAACTCACCTATGCCTTCCGGCAAATCCAGTGGTTGCTTCAGGCGAATAGCTGCCGGAACTGTTTTTTCTATTAATTCCTCCACAGAGCTTACACCAATGGTTTTAAGCATGGCTTGCGTATCCGCTTCATTTACACCAATATGTCTGTTCTGGAATTCTGACGATTGTGCAGTAAATAAGTTCATAAATTAAATGAGGTTGACCATTTTTAAAAAGGATGCGCAAAGGTACGAGCAATACGGGACTTTTTAGCAGTCGAAAAAAAACTAAATAATTGTAGTTAAAATCACGTGTTCTTTTATTTTTCTACAAGTAATATGCTGTTATTCAGCATTTTGTCTTGCAAAAAACGGCATCTGTTGTGTTTTTTGTAAAACCTGACCTTATTCTATCATTCCTATAGGCTTACAGGGCTGTGCATAATCATTGGGGTGGCTGACAGCTGTCAGTGTTTGCATTTTTGGGGTGTTCTAGTTTTGTTTTTGCACGTATTATTTACTCACCCTGAATTTTAAAAAATGATGAATACCATACTGGTAGCCACTGATTTTTCCGCTGCCTCTGTCAATGCCGCTGAATATGCTGCCGAAATGGCCTTAGTAGTAAAGAAAGACCTGCTGCTGTTGCATATATACAGCCTGAATGTATCGTGGAACCAGATTCCGCTTACCACCGACAATACCAATATGAGCGAAGATGCCGATACGGCCCTTAACCGGTTAAGAAACAGCCTGCACGAAAGAACCGGCCATAAGCTTACCATTGGCACCGAAGTGCGCACCGGGGTGTTTTTTACCGAGCTGGAAGCTTCCTGCGACCGTGTAAAACCCTATACCGTGGTAATGGGCAGCCAGGGCACCACCGCTGCCGAACGCTTTTTATTTGGCGGGCATACGGTGCATGCCATGCAAAACCTGCAATGGCCGCTGGTAACCGTGCCGCCCGATGCCCGCTTTTTATATGTAAGAAGAATAGGGCTGGCCTGCGATTTTAACAATGTGGCAGATATTACCCCGGCACCTGCTATAACGGCGCTGGTAAAAGATTTTAACGCCGCCCTGCATATACTTAATGTGGGTAAAGAAACGGAGCTGGCTTCTGATATAGTTCGGGAATCGGAGGTGCTGGAATCGTTGTTAGGAGAAGTAAAGCCACAGTATCATTTTATTGCGCATAACGATACCAACCAGGCGTTGATGGACTTTGTAGAAAACTACCATATTCATTTGCTGCTGGTGCTGCCCCGCGAGCGAGATTTTGCCGATAAGCTGTTACACAAAAGCCATACACGCGAACTGGTGTTAAAAAGTAATGTGCCTGTTATGGCTCTGCATAAGTGATTGTGCAACATAACGAAGCTCATCTTATGAGCAGAATCAAAAACGGGGATGACGATGGTCAGTGTTCAGGTGATGGCAGCAGAATACTTTTGAACTTTAAAATAGCTTTATGATGCCTGATATGATCTATGAAGAAAAAGACGGGTTGGAAGGAGTAAGTGAGGTACCGGGAGTAAGTATAATAATGCCCTTTGAGCCTAAAATGGCCATCAGGGAAGAATTGGAGCAAAAAATTCAGGCAGTATTCACTAAAGTTGAACACGAATTGCTTGCCGAGTATCCCGAAAAGTATAGCACTGCCTTAACCAACCGGTTACGGGAAGTGTTAAAGCAACTGGATTACTCCACTTTTAAGCAAAGCATTGCCGTTTTTGTATCGCCGGTTTTTGACAAAGTATATTACCTCGATATTCCTGTACAGGAAAAGGTGGTAATTGACGAGAACTTTGAAATCCGCGACCTGGTAGCCAGTAAAAAGGAAACCACCAAATTCCTGGTGTTGTTGTTGAACAGCGAGAGCAGCCGCATTTTCTTAGGCAGCGCTTCGCAGTTTGTGCGCATTGCGCACCATACGCCTGCACACATGATGGCGCATGAAAACAACCGCCCCGAACTAGTAACGCACCTGGAAGACAACGAAAGCGGCAGGGAAAAAATGCTGGAGAAGTTTTTACAGTATGTGGATAAGCGATTGGGTGTGATATTAAAGGTATATAATCTGCCTTTGTTTGTGGTGGGCACAGACCGCACCATCGGGCATTTTACCAAAAAAACGCATTACAAAGAGCGTATTATCAGCTATGTGCATCATAACTATGAAAACGCAACCGATGTGGCTATACAGGAAGCAATTGCACCTAATGTAGCCAATTGGAAAAAAGTAAAAGAACGTGATTTGTTAAACCGGATAGATGCTGCCATGGGCGCTAAAAAGCTGGCTGTGGGCATTGAAGAGGTTTGGAAAGAAGCTACCCACAAAAGAGGACAATTGCTGGTAGTAGAAAAGAAATACAGACATACAGAGGCGGCATCAGAAACAGGCACTACCTTTTTTCGCAGACCGGAAAACACCACAGCCGCGCCATTTTATATTAAAGATGCGGTAGATGATGTGATAGAACAGGTGCTGGAAAGCGGCGGTGATGTTGAATTTGTGGAGGATGGCGTATTAACAGGCTACAAACAGATAGCGTTAATACAATACTATTAAACCAAACAGGTATGGGGTCTTTGTTATCTATTGATGTTGACCAGCTGCAACAGGAGAGTGACAGGTGGAAGAAAAAGCTGGAGCTTTTATTACTGGAAAATGCTGTATTGAAAAACAGGCTTGCCGAGGTGGTTAATGCCAGTCATGCTACTGTGCCCTTTTTAGAAACAGCGGAGGAATACCAGAACCGTTTTATGCAAAAGGATGATATTATTAACCTGATGCGTCAGGATATTACTGAATTTGATAAACTGCTTGCACAAAGCCTGCATCACAATAAAGATATGATGCGGGCTATTGTTCAGCGGCAAAGAAGATTGCGTAAAGAACTATCGTTACTGGAAAGCACCTTCAAAAACCTGAAAGGGCAGTTTAACCAGCTGCTTTAATTCAGCAGGCTTTCCAGTTTCTTTTCATTCAGTATAATAATATTACCGTCTTTAATATCTATCAGCTTTTCATTTTTAAAATCGCCCAGGGTTCTTATCATCGACTCCGTGGCGGTTCCGGCAATACTGGCCAGGTTTTCACGGCCTATATCTATAGTGGTATTGTATTTTTTATGCAGGGTAATTAAAGCGTCTGCCACTTTTTTGCGTAACGAATTATAGGCCAGCTTTAACAAGCGTTCTTCCTGCTCGGTAATGTTTTTAGCCAGCATGGTAATAAACTTACGGGCTATGTTCTGGTTATTATTCATCAGGTCTTCAAAATCTTCCTTCGGTATAATAGCCAGTTCGGTATCTTCAATCGCTTTGGCCATCTCTTTATACACAGTGCCTTCCAGCAGGGCTATATGGCCCAGAAACTCACCCTCGTTGTATAAGCCCACCACCAGTTCTTTACCATCTTCATTACACTTATAGGTAATAACCTTACCCTTTTTAATATAAAACAGGCGGGCAGGGCGGTTGCCTTCTGAATAAATAATTTGTTTTTTCTTATAGGTGTTTACGTTTCTATCGGCGGTAAAGGATTCCAGCGAATCGTTGCCGGTAGAAATGCGCATTAGCTTATCCAGCCCCGGAAGGTCGGGCGTAAACTCCTGCTTCATAGCTTCTACTTTCTTCAGCCTGCTTTCAATGGCAGTAAGCAGCTCTGTTTCCATAAAAGGCTTGGTTAAATAATCATCGGCGCCCAGCTCCATACCCCGGCGTATATCGGCCCGCTCTGCCTTGGCAGATAGAAAGATAAACGGGGTGTTTTGAATGGCGGGGTTTTTATGTAAAAGATGCAACACGCCATAGCCATCCAGCACCGGCATCATAATATCGCAGATAATTAAATCAGGCTTTTCTTCTAAAGCAACTTCCACACCTATTTTACCATTCTCGGCAGTAAACACCTTGTAGTTGGCCAGTTCCAGAATTTCAGCTGTATTCTCGCGTATGTTCTGGTTGTCTTCTATCAATAAAATCTTCTTCATATGAAACACTGTAAACTTTAGAATGTAAAAACAAGGGTAAAGGTAGTACCGTGGTCAACAATACTGTTGCAACTGATAACACCATTCATCAATTCGGCATACTTGGCCACAATATGTAGCCCCAGGCCGGTACCATCTATATTGCTGGCGTTGGATGCGCGAAAAAAGCGTTCGAACAAATGGGCCTGGTCTTCTTT encodes the following:
- the gcvP gene encoding aminomethyl-transferring glycine dehydrogenase is translated as MNLFTAQSSEFQNRHIGVNEADTQAMLKTIGVSSVEELIEKTVPAAIRLKQPLDLPEGIGEFEYLQELKQTAAKNKLFKTYIGQGYYNTITPSVILRNVFENPGWYTQYTPYQAEISQGRLESLLNYQTMVSDLTGLEIANASLLDEATAAAEAMAMLFHHVNKGDVISKPKFFVDNAIFTQTKDVLVTRATPINIELVFGNYKEILLDDTYFGAMLQYPNANGSVEDYRGFIANVHNVGGYVAMATDLLALTLLTSPGELGADVAVGNAQRFGVPMGYGGPHAAFFSTKDEFKRNIPGRIIGVSIDAKGNRALRMALQTREQHIKREKATSNICTAQALLANMAAMYAVYHGAQGLKTIASRVSLLAQTLSVALAELGFTNVNTQYFDTLKIEADAAVIRPIAEKHQTNFHYFADGTIGIALDETTTQTNVLDIVYIFAEAKGLDEATIGFEDEYELFNIPAFAKRSSAYLTHPVFNTHHSESQMMRYLKQLENKDLSLNTSMISLGSCTMKLNAATEMIPVSWPEFGQMHPFVPADQAKGYGQIIEELGKYLSEITGFDACSLQPNSGAQGEYAGLLTIMDFHKANGNAHRNVVLIPISAHGTNPASAVMAGMKVVVVKSDEDGHIDVADLKAKAEQYKDTLGGLMVTYPSTHGVFEETIIEICATIHQYGGQVYMDGANMNAQVGLTSPGNIGADVCHLNLHKTFAIPHGGGGPGMGPICVKAHLAPYLPSHTTLLTGEWSSSNKGNAVSAAAFGSASILLISYAYIKMLGKTGVKRATEYAILNANYMKARLESFYKILYSGSNGTCAHEFIVDLRPFKTTSGVEAEDVAKRLMDFGFHAPTLSFPVPGTIMIEPTESEDKGELDRFCDAMISIYEEIKAIENGSSDKVNNALKNAPHTQAIICADEWTNAYTRQQAAFPLYYVTQNKFWPSVSRINNTHGDRNLICTCEPIESYMS
- a CDS encoding cysteine desulfurase family protein produces the protein MNRIYLDNAATTTLDPVVLDAMMPYLTTNFGNPSSIYSYGRESRLAIENARKTVAKILNAHPAEIFFTSGGTESSNTAITASVRDLGCKHIISSPIEHHATLHTVEHLKHAGEATLSYVNILPDGHIDMEHLEQLLADSSVKTLVTLMHANNEIGNMIDIHAVGELCKKYDAIFHSDTVQTVGHFPFDLRNTYVHFINGAGHKFHGPKGVGMLYINENVKINPFIQGGSQERNMRAGTENLYGIVGFAKALQLATDNHEADSNYIRGLKYYMFEELKKVIPDVSCNGDAMGRSNYTVLNVSFPKTEKSEMILFNLDINNICASGGSACTSGADAGSHVIRAFAGNPNRMAVRFSFSKNNTKEEIDLAVAKIKELI
- a CDS encoding 2-C-methyl-D-erythritol 4-phosphate cytidylyltransferase, translating into MKKIAVIVAGGNGTRMGSVTPKQFLLLHDKPVLWHTLAAFLQSYPDMEVVLVLPEAHIPIGQEITTQLLSVIPDAAQRVRITAGGETRYQSVQKGLQQVQQPAVIFVHDGVRCMVSKALIQRCYEQAIEKGSAIPVVTATDSIRLLDTLPANGQMGASAVADRARVCIVQTPQTFISSILLPAFEQPYNDAFTDEATVAEAAGHTVHLVEGDYANIKITRPVDLLMAEKLLAGE
- a CDS encoding baeRF3 domain-containing protein gives rise to the protein MMPDMIYEEKDGLEGVSEVPGVSIIMPFEPKMAIREELEQKIQAVFTKVEHELLAEYPEKYSTALTNRLREVLKQLDYSTFKQSIAVFVSPVFDKVYYLDIPVQEKVVIDENFEIRDLVASKKETTKFLVLLLNSESSRIFLGSASQFVRIAHHTPAHMMAHENNRPELVTHLEDNESGREKMLEKFLQYVDKRLGVILKVYNLPLFVVGTDRTIGHFTKKTHYKERIISYVHHNYENATDVAIQEAIAPNVANWKKVKERDLLNRIDAAMGAKKLAVGIEEVWKEATHKRGQLLVVEKKYRHTEAASETGTTFFRRPENTTAAPFYIKDAVDDVIEQVLESGGDVEFVEDGVLTGYKQIALIQYY
- the glmM gene encoding phosphoglucosamine mutase, with translation MSLIKSISGIRGTIGGRPGETLSPLDVVKFTAAYGTWLLQQQPDNKKVVIGRDGRISGALIQRLVISTLNALGIDVVDLDLSTTPTVEMAVKFEKAAGGIILTASHNPQDWNALKLLNSEGEFISAADGATLLEIAASDNYTFAPVDKLGSYTVNTTALDKHIEAVINYPLVDVAAIKKGKFKIVVDAINSTGAIAVPALLKALGVKDVVVLNEEINGKFAHNPEPLPQHLTQLCNEVDKQQAHLGIAVDPDVDRLCFVCEDGSLFGEEYTLVAVADYVLQHKKGASVSNMSSTRALQDVAKIHGTEYFPSAVGEVNVVTKMKQVHAVIGGEGNGGIIVPDLHYGRDALIGIALFLTQLAHSKKSVRQLRNSYPDYFMSKNKIELENGVDVNNVFTKIQDKYKNNPINKEDGLKIEFDNDWVHLRTSNTEPIIRIYAESSFETTADNIARRLMQDIRESM
- a CDS encoding response regulator, with the protein product MKKILLIEDNQNIRENTAEILELANYKVFTAENGKIGVEVALEEKPDLIICDIMMPVLDGYGVLHLLHKNPAIQNTPFIFLSAKAERADIRRGMELGADDYLTKPFMETELLTAIESRLKKVEAMKQEFTPDLPGLDKLMRISTGNDSLESFTADRNVNTYKKKQIIYSEGNRPARLFYIKKGKVITYKCNEDGKELVVGLYNEGEFLGHIALLEGTVYKEMAKAIEDTELAIIPKEDFEDLMNNNQNIARKFITMLAKNITEQEERLLKLAYNSLRKKVADALITLHKKYNTTIDIGRENLASIAGTATESMIRTLGDFKNEKLIDIKDGNIIILNEKKLESLLN
- a CDS encoding universal stress protein, translating into MMNTILVATDFSAASVNAAEYAAEMALVVKKDLLLLHIYSLNVSWNQIPLTTDNTNMSEDADTALNRLRNSLHERTGHKLTIGTEVRTGVFFTELEASCDRVKPYTVVMGSQGTTAAERFLFGGHTVHAMQNLQWPLVTVPPDARFLYVRRIGLACDFNNVADITPAPAITALVKDFNAALHILNVGKETELASDIVRESEVLESLLGEVKPQYHFIAHNDTNQALMDFVENYHIHLLLVLPRERDFADKLLHKSHTRELVLKSNVPVMALHK
- a CDS encoding Gfo/Idh/MocA family protein; the protein is MLKVGVFGVGHLGKFHLNSWKELSNIELVGFFDPNDVTAAEVVEKYGLKRFASAEELMAQVDAADIVAPTNHHFKLCEMAIRKGKHVFVEKPLAYTMDEARQLLEMTKEANIKMQVGHVERFNPAYRAIQNMPLNPMFIEVHRLAQFNPRGTEVSVILDLMIHDIDIILSLVKSDVKNISASGVSVMTDTPDIANVRIEFNNGCVANLTSSRISMKKMRKMRLFQKDAYIGIDFLEKNTEIIRLKQEGDDESVFTFDLETNNGTKTIAISNPAVTPGNAIKDELEAFANSILHNKPTLVTELDGYLAMEVAHKILDRIGSGNQS